One Pseudomonas tolaasii NCPPB 2192 genomic window carries:
- a CDS encoding FmdB family zinc ribbon protein, whose translation MPMYDYQCASCGHQLEAIQKISAAPLVDCPACQAPELKKMLSMPGFRLSGSGWYETDFKTGSKKNLAGGDKAD comes from the coding sequence ATGCCCATGTACGATTATCAATGTGCTTCCTGTGGTCATCAGTTGGAAGCCATTCAGAAGATCAGCGCAGCGCCGCTGGTCGATTGCCCTGCCTGCCAGGCGCCTGAGCTGAAGAAGATGTTGTCCATGCCGGGCTTCCGCCTCAGCGGCAGCGGCTGGTACGAGACCGACTTCAAGACCGGCTCGAAGAAGAACCTGGCGGGCGGCGACAAAGCAGACTGA
- a CDS encoding mechanosensitive ion channel family protein, translated as MDLNAEVDHLIKTSESWIPMIMEYGSRFLLAIITLAIGWWLINVLTHRVGRLLAMRNADLALQHFITSLANIALKVMLVVNVASMIGVATTSFVAAIGAATLAIGLALQGSLANFAGGVLILLFRPFRIGDWIEAQGTSGTVDSIQIFHTVLRTGDNKTVIIPNGSLSNGLITNTNRQPTRKVVFDVGVDYEADLQKAREVLLELAKDPRVLTDPAAVAVVSTLGDSSITVSLRCWTKTPDYWDVMFMLNELARDRLKAAGIDIPFPQRVIRVMQESVTK; from the coding sequence ATGGATTTGAATGCTGAAGTGGATCACTTGATCAAGACCTCAGAGTCCTGGATCCCGATGATCATGGAATACGGCAGCCGGTTTCTGCTGGCGATAATCACCCTGGCCATCGGTTGGTGGCTGATCAACGTTCTGACCCACCGGGTAGGGCGCTTGCTGGCGATGCGTAATGCCGACCTGGCGTTGCAGCACTTCATCACCAGCCTGGCGAACATTGCGCTCAAAGTCATGCTGGTGGTCAACGTGGCCTCCATGATCGGTGTGGCCACCACCTCGTTCGTTGCCGCGATCGGTGCCGCCACCCTGGCTATCGGCCTGGCGTTGCAGGGCAGCCTGGCGAATTTCGCCGGCGGTGTGCTGATTCTGCTGTTCCGCCCGTTCCGCATCGGTGACTGGATCGAAGCCCAGGGCACTTCCGGTACCGTGGACAGCATCCAGATCTTCCACACCGTGCTGCGCACCGGCGACAACAAAACCGTGATCATCCCCAACGGCAGCCTGTCCAACGGCCTGATCACCAACACCAACCGTCAGCCGACCCGCAAGGTGGTGTTTGATGTGGGTGTGGACTACGAGGCGGACCTGCAGAAGGCCCGTGAGGTGTTGCTGGAACTGGCCAAAGACCCGCGCGTATTGACTGATCCTGCCGCCGTTGCCGTGGTTTCGACATTGGGTGACAGCTCTATTACGGTTTCCCTGCGTTGCTGGACTAAAACCCCGGATTATTGGGATGTGATGTTTATGCTCAATGAACTGGCGCGCGATCGTTTGAAAGCGGCTGGGATTGATATTCCATTTCCCCAGCGCGTTATTCGAGTGATGCAGGAAAGTGTTACGAAGTAA
- a CDS encoding HIT domain-containing protein: MFALDQRLQQDTLAIGDFPLCRLLLSNDSNYPWFILVPRKDGISEVFQLDVADQHTLWHETTALAELLNAGLGADKMNIGALGNVVSQLHVHVIVRKRDDAAWPAPVWGKHPAQPYTQEQVAAIRARLRELLPADFIFFQD; the protein is encoded by the coding sequence GTGTTCGCCCTAGATCAACGCCTGCAACAAGACACCCTGGCCATTGGGGACTTCCCGCTCTGCCGCCTGCTGCTGTCCAATGATTCGAATTATCCGTGGTTCATCCTGGTGCCGCGCAAGGACGGTATCAGCGAAGTGTTTCAACTGGATGTCGCCGATCAACACACGCTGTGGCATGAAACCACTGCCCTGGCCGAGCTGCTGAATGCAGGGCTGGGCGCCGACAAGATGAACATTGGTGCCTTGGGTAACGTCGTCAGCCAGTTGCACGTGCACGTGATCGTGCGCAAGCGCGATGACGCTGCCTGGCCGGCGCCGGTGTGGGGCAAGCATCCGGCGCAACCTTATACGCAGGAGCAAGTGGCGGCGATTCGTGCACGTTTGCGCGAGCTCTTGCCCGCCGACTTCATCTTTTTCCAGGACTGA
- a CDS encoding cold-shock protein, protein MLKIVHLLTGVAALLLSFIPSLQPESLPYLEQHDALYLALFGLLNLTLAPVIPYWNKGTRHQLQNLVSALLVLTVVVQTLTLLAPMPEVGGHPAILLSLVIAVVAIVLHLAISFYRSSPAAASQNYDMTNRDTGTVKWFNTSKGFGFISRDSGDDIFVHFRAIRGEGHRVLVEGQRVEFSVMNRDKGLQAEDVIAALPRR, encoded by the coding sequence ATGTTGAAAATCGTCCACCTGCTAACGGGCGTTGCAGCTTTGCTGCTGTCCTTTATCCCGAGCCTGCAGCCTGAAAGCCTGCCGTATCTGGAACAACACGACGCCCTGTACCTGGCCTTGTTCGGCCTTCTTAACCTGACGCTCGCACCGGTGATCCCTTACTGGAACAAAGGCACGCGTCATCAACTGCAAAATCTGGTCAGCGCGCTGTTGGTACTGACCGTCGTCGTTCAAACCCTCACCCTCCTGGCACCTATGCCTGAAGTGGGCGGCCACCCGGCCATCCTGCTCAGCCTGGTGATTGCTGTGGTCGCCATTGTTCTCCACCTGGCCATCAGCTTCTACCGTTCGTCTCCAGCGGCCGCGTCGCAAAACTACGACATGACCAACCGGGATACCGGTACCGTCAAGTGGTTCAACACCTCAAAAGGCTTCGGCTTTATTTCCCGCGATTCGGGCGACGATATCTTCGTCCACTTCCGGGCCATCCGTGGCGAAGGTCACCGCGTTCTGGTCGAAGGCCAGCGCGTGGAGTTCTCCGTCATGAACCGCGACAAGGGCCTGCAGGCAGAAGACGTGATCGCGGCACTGCCGCGTCGCTGA
- a CDS encoding sensor histidine kinase: protein MPLRQRLENLPVGQKLLAALLVLLTTVLLVANLTFISAAYWISQESMAPQALQAIGRLVSNPSLAAEAIESPAKAEALLNELTSYSPLRAAALYDGDGNRLAQMQHGNRLHLPDNYRHIEAWRVTEFRSNQVITLPRAGQPSGHLLLVASSELPVAFYTGTLTASLGILIFSVLLWLVIARQIKRLITRPIHELEELSRQVTREENYALRAGRGNHDEIGSLAEAFNTMLSRIEAREQQLKRARDDSQAAYDQAQGLAEETRHTNRKLELEVQVRSKIEKKLTGFQNYLNSIIDSMPSALIALDEQLYVTQWNQEASALSGTRLDEALNQPIFLAFQPLKPYLPQIKATVEQHTVERIERVTWVKDDEPKHYALTFYPLMGGAGRGVVIRIDDITQRLSLEEMMVQSEKMLSVGGLAAGMAHEINNPLGAILHNVQNIRRRLSPDLPKNLEHAEQAGIELETVNRYLQSREVPQLLDGIQQAGARAAKIVTHMLSFSRRSNRQMAPCDLPALIDQAVDIAGNDFDLTIGFDFKGQAIIRQFDPQLGPVPGTANELEQVLLNLLKNAAQAIHLREDDSEPGRIILRTRLNPPWAEIQVEDNGIGMSESVRKRTFEPFFTTKEIGQGTGLGLSVSYFIITNNHKGQMEVHSTPGQGTCFTLRLPLAGSQLPPHELTRLEQ from the coding sequence ATGCCACTGCGCCAGCGTCTTGAAAATCTACCGGTAGGGCAGAAGCTGCTGGCCGCCCTGCTGGTGTTGTTGACCACTGTATTGTTGGTGGCCAACCTGACGTTCATCAGCGCGGCCTACTGGATTTCCCAGGAAAGCATGGCGCCGCAGGCGTTGCAGGCCATTGGCCGCCTGGTGTCCAACCCGTCGCTGGCCGCCGAAGCCATCGAGTCACCCGCCAAAGCCGAGGCCTTGCTCAATGAATTGACCAGCTATTCGCCGTTGCGCGCCGCGGCGCTGTACGACGGCGACGGCAACCGCCTGGCGCAGATGCAGCACGGCAACCGCCTGCATCTGCCGGATAACTACCGGCACATCGAAGCGTGGCGCGTGACCGAGTTTCGCAGCAACCAGGTCATCACCCTGCCCCGCGCCGGCCAGCCTTCCGGGCACTTGCTGCTGGTGGCGAGCAGCGAACTGCCGGTGGCCTTCTATACGGGGACGCTGACCGCCAGCCTCGGCATCCTGATTTTCAGCGTGTTGCTCTGGCTGGTGATCGCCCGGCAGATCAAGCGCCTGATCACCCGGCCGATCCACGAACTTGAAGAGCTGTCACGCCAGGTCACCCGCGAAGAGAACTACGCCCTGCGCGCCGGGCGCGGCAACCACGATGAAATCGGCAGCCTGGCCGAGGCCTTCAACACCATGTTGTCGCGCATCGAAGCCCGGGAGCAGCAACTCAAACGCGCGCGCGACGACTCCCAGGCCGCTTACGACCAGGCTCAGGGCCTGGCCGAAGAAACCCGCCACACCAACCGCAAGCTGGAACTGGAAGTGCAGGTTCGCAGCAAGATCGAGAAAAAACTCACGGGTTTTCAGAACTATCTGAACAGCATCATCGACTCGATGCCCTCGGCGCTGATCGCCCTCGACGAGCAGCTTTACGTCACCCAGTGGAATCAGGAAGCCAGCGCGCTTTCCGGTACGCGCCTGGATGAAGCGCTGAACCAGCCGATTTTCCTGGCCTTCCAGCCGCTCAAACCCTACCTGCCGCAGATCAAGGCCACGGTTGAACAACACACGGTTGAACGCATCGAGCGCGTCACTTGGGTCAAAGACGACGAACCCAAGCACTACGCCCTCACCTTCTACCCGTTGATGGGCGGCGCCGGGCGCGGTGTGGTCATCCGCATTGACGACATTACCCAGCGCCTTTCCCTGGAAGAAATGATGGTGCAGTCGGAGAAAATGCTCTCCGTCGGCGGCCTTGCTGCGGGCATGGCCCATGAAATCAACAACCCGCTGGGGGCCATCCTGCACAACGTGCAGAACATCCGCCGCCGCCTGTCTCCCGACCTGCCGAAAAACCTGGAACACGCCGAACAAGCCGGCATTGAACTGGAGACCGTCAACCGTTACCTGCAAAGCCGTGAAGTGCCGCAGTTGCTCGACGGCATTCAACAGGCCGGCGCGCGGGCGGCGAAAATCGTCACCCATATGCTCAGCTTCAGCCGCCGCAGCAATCGCCAGATGGCGCCGTGTGATTTGCCGGCGCTGATCGATCAAGCCGTGGACATTGCCGGTAACGACTTCGACCTAACCATCGGCTTCGACTTCAAGGGCCAGGCGATAATCCGCCAGTTCGACCCGCAACTCGGCCCGGTCCCCGGCACAGCCAACGAACTGGAACAGGTGCTGCTCAACCTGCTGAAAAACGCCGCCCAGGCCATTCACCTGCGTGAAGACGACAGTGAACCGGGGCGCATCATTTTGCGCACCCGGCTGAATCCGCCCTGGGCGGAAATCCAGGTGGAGGACAACGGCATCGGCATGAGCGAAAGCGTACGCAAGCGCACCTTCGAGCCGTTCTTCACCACCAAGGAAATCGGACAGGGCACCGGGCTTGGGCTGTCGGTGTCGTATTTCATCATCACCAACAACCACAAGGGCCAGATGGAAGTGCACTCCACGCCGGGCCAGGGCACCTGTTTCACCCTGCGCCTGCCGTTGGCCGGCAGCCAACTGCCACCCCACGAACTCACCCGACTGGAGCAATGA
- a CDS encoding YajQ family cyclic di-GMP-binding protein, producing MPSFDVVSELDKHEVTNAVENAVKELDRRYDLKGKGSFEFKEKELTVNLTAEADFQLEAMIEILKLSLVKRKIDAQCLEIKDAYASGKLMKQEAVLKEGIDKELAKKIVAHIKDAKLKVQAAIQGEQVRVTGKKRDDLQEAIAALRAKTFDMPLQFNNFRD from the coding sequence ATGCCTTCGTTCGACGTGGTATCCGAACTGGACAAACACGAAGTCACCAACGCCGTCGAGAACGCCGTCAAGGAACTGGACCGTCGCTATGACTTGAAAGGCAAGGGCAGCTTCGAATTCAAGGAAAAGGAACTGACCGTCAACCTGACTGCAGAAGCCGATTTCCAGCTGGAAGCGATGATCGAGATCCTCAAACTGTCCCTGGTCAAGCGCAAAATCGACGCGCAGTGCCTCGAAATCAAGGACGCGTACGCTTCCGGCAAGCTGATGAAGCAAGAGGCTGTCCTCAAGGAAGGCATCGACAAGGAGCTGGCGAAGAAAATCGTCGCTCACATCAAGGATGCCAAGCTGAAAGTCCAGGCGGCCATCCAGGGTGAGCAGGTTCGCGTCACCGGCAAGAAACGTGACGATTTGCAGGAAGCGATTGCTGCCCTGCGCGCCAAGACCTTCGATATGCCGCTGCAGTTCAATAACTTTCGCGACTGA
- a CDS encoding putative 2-dehydropantoate 2-reductase yields MSTTWHILGAGSLGTLWATRLARAGVPVRLILRDAARLANYQAGAGLTLVEQGLEQTYPVIGETPDSPEPIRRLLVACKAYDAQSAVAQLQHRLAPDAELVLLQNGLGSQDAVAVQLPQARCLFASSTEGAFRDGDWRVVFAGHGYTWLGDAAHPTPPPWLEDLHAAGIPHAWSTDILTRLWRKLALNCAINPLTVLYQCRNGGLQAHQCEVATLCAELAELLECCGQPAAAEGLHSEVERVIQTTAANYSSMYQDVANARRTEISYLLGYACQAAARHQLVLPHLQQLQARLVGYLVARGLASD; encoded by the coding sequence ATGTCGACCACCTGGCACATTCTCGGCGCTGGCAGCCTGGGCACACTCTGGGCCACACGCCTGGCCCGCGCCGGCGTGCCCGTGCGATTGATTCTGCGCGACGCCGCTCGCCTGGCGAATTACCAAGCCGGTGCCGGGCTGACGCTGGTGGAACAGGGCCTGGAGCAGACCTACCCCGTGATCGGCGAAACACCTGACAGCCCCGAGCCAATTCGTCGCCTGTTAGTGGCGTGCAAAGCCTACGACGCTCAAAGCGCCGTCGCACAACTGCAACACCGGCTGGCGCCGGACGCCGAACTGGTCCTGCTGCAAAACGGCCTCGGCAGCCAGGACGCGGTCGCCGTGCAATTGCCTCAGGCGCGCTGCCTGTTTGCCTCCAGTACCGAAGGCGCGTTTCGCGACGGCGACTGGCGCGTGGTGTTCGCCGGACATGGTTACACCTGGCTGGGCGACGCCGCCCACCCGACTCCACCGCCGTGGCTGGAAGACCTGCACGCCGCCGGCATCCCCCACGCCTGGAGCACCGACATCCTCACGCGCCTGTGGCGCAAGCTGGCGCTCAACTGCGCGATCAACCCGCTGACCGTGCTGTACCAGTGCCGCAACGGCGGCCTGCAAGCGCATCAATGTGAAGTCGCCACCCTGTGTGCCGAGCTGGCCGAACTCCTCGAATGCTGTGGCCAGCCTGCAGCCGCCGAAGGTTTGCACAGCGAAGTGGAGCGCGTGATCCAGACCACGGCCGCCAACTACTCCTCCATGTACCAGGACGTGGCCAACGCCCGGCGCACCGAAATCAGCTACCTGCTCGGTTATGCATGCCAGGCGGCTGCCCGCCATCAATTGGTTTTGCCACACCTGCAACAATTGCAAGCGCGGCTGGTCGGCTACCTGGTTGCACGCGGATTGGCCAGCGACTGA
- a CDS encoding ribbon-helix-helix domain-containing protein: MSRATGNGVMETGGFHGARVDPFAKGFDMGLARPLSRSVRLNGFSTCLRLEQIYWNILTEIARINACSVSALLSYVDREVHLRYGGVKNFSGLVRVVCVVHLLKDREKPG, translated from the coding sequence ATGTCACGCGCAACAGGTAATGGGGTCATGGAAACCGGCGGTTTTCATGGGGCAAGGGTCGATCCCTTTGCGAAAGGTTTCGATATGGGGCTGGCCAGGCCATTATCCCGCTCGGTCCGGCTCAATGGGTTTTCCACTTGTCTGCGGCTTGAACAGATCTACTGGAATATCCTTACGGAGATTGCCCGGATCAATGCGTGCTCGGTCAGTGCATTGCTGTCTTATGTCGACCGGGAGGTGCATTTGCGCTATGGCGGCGTGAAGAACTTCAGTGGGTTGGTCAGGGTGGTGTGTGTGGTTCATCTGCTCAAAGACCGCGAGAAGCCCGGTTGA
- a CDS encoding SlyX family protein — MDLQDRVTDLETRLAFQDDTIETLNDILVTQQRAVERLQLQMTALLKRQEEMGGQFETSEEEAPPPHY, encoded by the coding sequence ATGGATTTGCAAGACCGCGTTACCGACCTGGAGACCCGACTGGCTTTTCAGGACGACACCATCGAGACCCTCAACGATATTCTGGTCACCCAGCAACGGGCTGTTGAACGTCTGCAGCTCCAGATGACGGCCTTGCTCAAGCGTCAGGAAGAAATGGGCGGCCAGTTCGAGACCTCCGAAGAAGAAGCGCCGCCGCCGCACTATTAA
- a CDS encoding OprD family porin, which yields MRVMKWSMIALAVSAGTSQFAMASAQDDSKGFVEDSTFSINTRLLNFGRDFRNNDTGKSRVNETGLGFNGLFQSGYTQGTIGVGVDVIGLLGVKLDSGKGRSGTGLFPTGADGRAQDDYSKGGGAVKFRISDTVLKIGDQYTTAPVFASDDSRLLPELPQGISITSNEIKGLKLEGGHFTSSVAQAQTYRDSLGLTKTDFIGGVYALTPEVSASLYYAKTEDYWKKTYANLNWTHALSNDQSLAVDFNIYSTKSDGAGLQRAEKDGTTKLDNRAYSLQGAYTIQAHTFTLAYQKVSGDGDYGYGVDGGGTVFLANSIARSDFNAEDEKSWQARYDLNMATFGVPGLSFMTRYVSGSGANTATTSNGKEWERDIEAKYVIQSGPAKDLSLRVRQATYRSSDGVYYGSASIDELRLIAQYPLNIL from the coding sequence ATGCGCGTGATGAAGTGGAGCATGATCGCACTGGCTGTATCAGCCGGTACCTCGCAGTTCGCAATGGCGTCCGCCCAGGACGATTCCAAGGGCTTTGTTGAAGACAGCACTTTCAGCATCAACACTCGCCTCCTGAACTTCGGTCGCGACTTCCGTAACAACGACACCGGCAAAAGCCGCGTCAACGAAACCGGCCTGGGCTTCAACGGCCTGTTCCAGTCGGGCTACACCCAAGGCACCATCGGTGTGGGTGTTGACGTGATCGGCCTGCTGGGCGTGAAACTGGACAGCGGCAAGGGTCGCTCGGGCACCGGCCTGTTCCCTACCGGCGCCGATGGTCGCGCACAAGACGACTACTCCAAAGGCGGCGGCGCGGTTAAGTTCCGCATCTCCGACACCGTGCTGAAAATCGGTGACCAATACACCACCGCACCGGTATTCGCTTCCGATGACAGCCGTTTGCTGCCAGAGCTGCCACAGGGTATCTCGATCACCAGCAACGAGATCAAAGGCCTGAAACTGGAAGGCGGTCACTTCACCTCCAGCGTTGCACAAGCACAGACCTACCGTGACAGCCTGGGCCTGACCAAAACCGACTTCATCGGTGGCGTGTATGCCCTGACGCCGGAAGTCAGCGCCAGCCTGTACTACGCGAAGACTGAAGACTACTGGAAGAAAACCTACGCCAACCTGAACTGGACTCACGCGCTGAGCAACGACCAGTCCCTGGCCGTTGACTTCAACATCTACAGCACCAAGAGCGATGGCGCCGGCCTGCAACGCGCAGAAAAAGACGGCACCACCAAACTGGACAACCGTGCCTACAGCTTGCAAGGCGCGTACACCATCCAGGCTCACACCTTTACCCTGGCCTACCAGAAAGTCAGCGGCGACGGCGACTATGGCTACGGCGTAGACGGCGGCGGCACTGTGTTCCTGGCCAACTCCATTGCCCGTTCCGACTTCAACGCTGAAGACGAGAAATCCTGGCAAGCTCGCTACGACCTGAACATGGCCACCTTCGGCGTGCCAGGCCTGAGCTTCATGACCCGTTACGTCAGCGGCAGCGGCGCCAACACCGCCACCACCTCGAACGGCAAAGAGTGGGAACGCGACATCGAAGCCAAGTACGTGATCCAGAGCGGCCCGGCCAAAGACCTGAGCCTGCGCGTGCGTCAAGCCACCTATCGTTCGTCTGACGGCGTGTACTACGGTTCGGCGTCCATCGACGAACTGCGTCTGATCGCGCAATACCCGCTGAACATCTTGTAA
- a CDS encoding Dps family protein gives MAIDIGISEEDRKSIVDGLSRLLSDTYVLYLKTHNFHWNVTGPMFRTLHLMFEEQYNELALAVDSIAERIRALGFPAPGAYSIYARLSSIKEEEGVPSAEEMIKQLVAGQEAVTRTARGIFPLLDKVSDEPTADLLTQRMQVHEKTAWMLRSLLENQ, from the coding sequence ATGGCAATCGATATTGGTATCAGTGAAGAAGACCGTAAATCCATCGTCGATGGGCTTTCACGGTTACTGTCCGATACCTATGTGTTGTACCTGAAAACCCACAACTTTCACTGGAACGTCACGGGCCCCATGTTTCGCACGCTGCACTTGATGTTTGAAGAGCAGTACAACGAACTGGCGCTGGCTGTGGACTCCATCGCCGAACGTATCCGTGCCCTGGGCTTCCCGGCGCCGGGCGCGTATTCGATCTACGCCCGTTTGTCTTCCATCAAGGAAGAAGAAGGTGTGCCGAGCGCCGAAGAAATGATCAAGCAACTGGTCGCCGGCCAGGAAGCGGTCACCCGCACCGCGCGTGGCATCTTTCCGTTGCTCGACAAGGTCAGCGATGAACCGACCGCCGACCTGCTGACCCAGCGTATGCAGGTCCACGAGAAAACCGCGTGGATGCTGCGCTCCCTGCTGGAAAACCAGTAA
- a CDS encoding cob(I)yrinic acid a,c-diamide adenosyltransferase: protein MGFRLSKIYTRTGDKGETGLGDGRRVAKDHPRIEAIGEVDTLNSQLGLLLANLEEQSGKHPELKDVIEVLSPCQHRLFDLGGELAMPVYKALNAAEVDRLEAAIDRWNEEVGPLENFILPGGSALIAQAHVCRSLARSAERRCQQLNAVEPLEGVGLSYINRLSDVLFVAARVIAKRQGVAEVLWQAAARPH from the coding sequence ATGGGCTTTCGCCTGTCGAAGATCTACACCCGTACCGGCGACAAAGGCGAAACCGGCCTGGGCGACGGCCGCCGTGTAGCCAAGGACCACCCGCGCATAGAGGCCATTGGTGAAGTCGATACGCTGAATAGCCAGTTGGGTTTGTTGCTGGCCAACCTTGAAGAGCAAAGCGGCAAGCACCCGGAATTGAAGGATGTGATCGAAGTGCTTTCGCCTTGCCAGCATCGCTTGTTTGACCTGGGCGGTGAGCTGGCGATGCCGGTGTACAAGGCCTTGAACGCGGCGGAAGTGGACCGGCTGGAAGCGGCGATTGATCGCTGGAACGAGGAAGTCGGGCCGTTGGAAAATTTCATTTTGCCCGGTGGCTCGGCGTTGATTGCCCAGGCCCATGTGTGTCGCAGCCTGGCGCGCAGTGCGGAGAGGCGGTGTCAGCAGTTGAATGCGGTGGAGCCGCTGGAAGGCGTGGGGCTTTCGTATATCAATCGTTTGTCGGATGTGTTGTTTGTGGCGGCACGGGTGATTGCCAAACGCCAAGGGGTCGCGGAGGTGCTGTGGCAGGCGGCGGCCAGGCCCCACTGA
- the aspS gene encoding aspartate--tRNA ligase, with product MMRSHYCGQLNETLEGQEITLCGWVHRRRDHGGVIFLDIRDRDGLAQVVFDPDRAESFAAADRVRSEYVVKITGKVRLRPAGAVNKNMASGGIEVLGYELEVLNESETPPFPLNEYSDVGEETRLRYRFLDLRRPEMAEKLRLRSRMTTSIRRFLDENGFLDVETPILTRATPEGARDYLVPSRTHAGSFFALPQSPQLFKQLLMVAGFDRYYQIAKCFRDEDLRADRQPEFTQIDIETSFLDEKEIMGLTEQMIRNLFKEVLNLEFGDFPHMTFEEAMRRYGSDKPDLRNPLELVDVADQLKEVDFKVFSGPANDPKCRIAALRVPGGASMPRKQIDDYTKFVGIYGAKGLAYIKVNERANGIDGLQSPIVKNIPLDNLNAILDRVGAVDGDIVFFGADKAKIVSEALGALRIKLGHDLNLLTCEWAPMWVVDFPMFEENDDGSFSALHHPFTAPKCSPAELEANPAGALSRAYDMVLNGTELGGGSIRIHRKEMQQAVFRLLGINEAEQEEKFGFLLDALKYGAPPHGGLAFGLDRLVMLMTGAQSIREVIAFPKTQSAADVMTQAPGVVDAKALRELHIRLRETPKAE from the coding sequence ATGATGCGCAGCCACTATTGCGGCCAACTGAACGAGACCCTGGAAGGTCAGGAAATCACCCTTTGCGGATGGGTTCACCGTCGCCGCGACCACGGCGGGGTGATCTTCCTCGATATCCGTGATCGTGATGGTCTGGCCCAGGTGGTGTTCGACCCGGACCGCGCCGAAAGCTTCGCCGCCGCCGACCGCGTGCGCAGCGAATACGTGGTGAAAATCACCGGCAAGGTTCGCCTGCGTCCGGCCGGTGCCGTGAACAAGAACATGGCGTCCGGCGGCATTGAAGTGCTGGGCTACGAGCTGGAAGTGCTGAACGAGTCGGAAACCCCGCCGTTCCCACTCAACGAATACTCCGACGTGGGCGAAGAAACCCGCCTGCGCTACCGCTTCCTCGACCTGCGCCGTCCTGAAATGGCCGAGAAGCTGCGCCTGCGTTCGCGCATGACCACCAGCATCCGCCGCTTCCTCGACGAAAACGGCTTCCTTGACGTGGAAACGCCGATCCTGACCCGGGCCACCCCTGAAGGCGCGCGTGACTACCTGGTGCCGAGCCGTACCCATGCCGGTTCGTTCTTCGCCCTGCCGCAATCGCCGCAGCTGTTCAAGCAACTGCTGATGGTGGCCGGCTTCGACCGTTACTACCAGATCGCCAAGTGCTTCCGTGACGAAGACCTGCGCGCCGACCGCCAGCCGGAATTCACCCAGATCGACATCGAGACCAGCTTCCTCGATGAAAAAGAGATCATGGGCCTGACCGAGCAGATGATCCGCAACCTGTTCAAGGAAGTGCTGAACCTGGAGTTCGGCGATTTCCCGCACATGACCTTCGAAGAAGCCATGCGCCGCTACGGTTCCGACAAGCCAGACCTGCGTAACCCGCTGGAACTGGTGGACGTGGCCGACCAGCTCAAGGAAGTCGACTTCAAGGTGTTCAGTGGCCCGGCCAACGACCCTAAATGCCGCATTGCCGCCCTGCGCGTGCCTGGCGGCGCGAGCATGCCGCGCAAGCAGATCGACGACTACACCAAGTTCGTCGGTATCTACGGTGCCAAGGGCCTGGCGTACATCAAGGTCAACGAGCGCGCCAACGGCATTGACGGCCTGCAATCGCCGATCGTGAAAAACATCCCGCTGGACAACCTGAACGCGATCCTCGACCGCGTGGGTGCCGTCGACGGCGACATCGTGTTCTTCGGCGCCGACAAAGCCAAGATCGTCAGCGAAGCCCTCGGCGCGCTGCGGATCAAGCTGGGTCACGACCTGAACCTGCTGACCTGCGAGTGGGCCCCGATGTGGGTCGTTGACTTCCCGATGTTCGAAGAGAACGACGACGGCAGCTTCAGCGCCTTGCACCACCCGTTCACCGCGCCGAAGTGCTCCCCGGCCGAGCTGGAAGCCAACCCGGCGGGCGCATTGTCCCGCGCCTACGACATGGTGCTCAACGGCACTGAATTGGGTGGCGGTTCGATCCGTATCCACCGCAAAGAGATGCAGCAAGCGGTGTTCCGCCTGTTGGGCATCAACGAAGCGGAACAGGAAGAGAAGTTCGGCTTCCTGCTCGACGCCCTGAAATACGGCGCGCCGCCGCACGGTGGCCTGGCGTTCGGTCTGGACCGTCTGGTGATGCTGATGACCGGTGCCCAGTCGATCCGTGAAGTGATCGCCTTCCCGAAAACCCAGAGTGCTGCGGACGTCATGACCCAGGCTCCGGGCGTGGTGGATGCCAAGGCCTTGCGTGAACTGCACATTCGCCTGCGCGAGACGCCAAAGGCTGAGTAA